A stretch of Bacillus pseudomycoides DNA encodes these proteins:
- a CDS encoding DUF1444 domain-containing protein encodes MTIQFCKEAVAYLKPIVKEDLDEECFTLSEENSFVHTFFNEDLMITFLVEDNQNAYFQYVQNKHISGEGLDEKQLLEIGINNLYKLADETELRVHTLTEECFALILDGNFEASLIVLDDLWDYSLKKFVSNGYAVAIPARDILVFCDCNASNGIAKMKGIIEKVWEDGDHLLIDKILVRSEGKWSYLECK; translated from the coding sequence ATGACAATCCAATTTTGTAAGGAAGCAGTTGCATACTTAAAACCAATAGTAAAAGAGGATCTTGATGAAGAGTGTTTTACTTTATCTGAAGAAAATAGCTTTGTCCATACATTTTTTAATGAAGATTTAATGATTACCTTTTTAGTTGAAGATAATCAAAACGCTTATTTTCAATATGTTCAAAATAAGCATATATCAGGAGAAGGATTGGATGAGAAGCAGTTATTAGAAATCGGGATCAATAATCTTTATAAGTTAGCAGATGAAACAGAACTAAGGGTTCACACGCTAACGGAAGAATGTTTTGCCTTAATTCTTGACGGAAACTTCGAAGCTAGCTTAATTGTATTAGACGATTTATGGGATTACTCATTAAAAAAATTCGTATCAAATGGATATGCGGTTGCGATACCAGCGAGAGATATTCTTGTTTTTTGTGATTGTAACGCTAGTAATGGTATTGCAAAAATGAAAGGAATAATAGAAAAGGTTTGGGAAGATGGAGATCATTTGCTTATTGATAAAATTTTGGTGAGAAGTGAGGGGAAATGGAGTTATTTAGAGTGCAAATGA
- a CDS encoding SecY-interacting protein Syd, whose product MKAIMQRYFESYLLKWSDWNGTHPQIPFNVEIDKRLYIGEKDEDDYIFWKPKVKDEYDDFQEFETELNATLHSDIKEYYNSYWFLEMIGWINNYNISLFPVTPVVEPFLFIKRVQDYLTLRQGDEIYIPIGFESSGMLILMNNRTGEIVIEDFEMEEYQHLSTSLKELISRLSLQ is encoded by the coding sequence TTGAAAGCAATCATGCAGCGTTACTTTGAAAGTTACTTATTGAAATGGAGCGATTGGAACGGAACACACCCGCAGATTCCATTTAATGTAGAGATTGACAAGCGCTTATATATTGGTGAAAAGGATGAGGATGACTATATATTTTGGAAGCCAAAGGTGAAGGATGAATATGATGATTTTCAAGAATTTGAAACAGAACTAAATGCTACCCTTCATTCTGATATAAAAGAATATTATAATTCCTATTGGTTTCTCGAGATGATTGGTTGGATTAATAATTACAATATTAGCTTATTCCCTGTAACACCAGTTGTTGAACCATTTTTATTTATAAAGCGTGTTCAAGATTATTTAACTCTTAGACAGGGAGATGAAATATATATTCCTATAGGATTTGAAAGTAGTGGGATGCTAATTCTTATGAACAATCGTACTGGAGAAATTGTTATAGAAGATTTTGAAATGGAAGAGTATCAGCATCTTAGTACAAGTTTAAAGGAACTCATTTCTCGATTAAGCCTCCAATGA
- a CDS encoding SecY-interacting protein Syd produces the protein MQQYFRLRIKLAHEGLDFLLKTPVLEEVNAILYDGEIDEESYILWKPVEKNIVHDFIHLEQEMDIHFHQTVITYFNSYWFAELNGFYKNYYIELEAVLPNIELHSFKEQLKGYKGNHQERLKHIPIGIEGNGMLVVIDNENGKVKLEDFERGSFETISENIQELISNLRLKR, from the coding sequence ATGCAACAATACTTTAGGTTAAGAATAAAATTAGCGCACGAAGGTTTAGATTTTCTATTAAAAACACCAGTTCTTGAAGAAGTGAATGCTATTCTTTATGATGGGGAAATAGATGAGGAAAGCTATATTCTATGGAAACCAGTAGAAAAAAATATCGTACACGACTTTATTCATTTAGAACAAGAAATGGATATTCATTTTCATCAAACGGTTATTACGTACTTTAATTCCTATTGGTTTGCTGAATTAAATGGTTTTTATAAAAATTATTATATTGAATTAGAAGCGGTATTGCCGAATATTGAATTGCATTCATTTAAAGAACAGTTAAAGGGCTATAAGGGGAACCACCAAGAGAGATTAAAACATATTCCAATAGGTATTGAAGGTAACGGAATGTTAGTTGTGATTGACAATGAAAATGGGAAAGTTAAATTAGAAGATTTTGAGAGAGGTTCATTTGAAACGATTTCAGAAAATATACAAGAATTGATTTCAAATTTACGTTTGAAAAGGTGA